A portion of the Syngnathoides biaculeatus isolate LvHL_M chromosome 7, ASM1980259v1, whole genome shotgun sequence genome contains these proteins:
- the rgmd gene encoding LOW QUALITY PROTEIN: RGM domain family, member D (The sequence of the model RefSeq protein was modified relative to this genomic sequence to represent the inferred CDS: deleted 1 base in 1 codon), with translation MTALGEQDEFRSDFPRSRSVDEKQSRNSILTEWIGMGRSGPQITAKLQLWDCVTLTMVVISLLCPPASCQQCRIQRCNAEYVASTSPSNGLQEDTTLDVDYCIALRAYALCTRRQARSCRGDLVYHSAVFRIKELFSQHNCSSDGPTSSAKVPSTSRPAVSELCNYENRVLGAGSGGQQKKYAHCGLFGDPHLRTFRDEFQTCKVEGAWPLIDNQFLSVQVTNVPVVLGSSATATSKITVIFKSYRGCTDQKVYQATADDLPLAFQDGTRSGGDSGSLTVAERSGSGAGRQVKIQARYMGTSIIVRRVGSYLTFAIRMPEDMLDFSEDGGGLQLCLHGCPRNELIKEHTLGRQSQQHRPPGAATEPGPLRPPHQVYTVERATAKCRETLQVEDVYFQSCVFDLLTTGDPEFSMAAYGALEDLRALPPSKLKQNSPRSPRLYNGRASQTGAVNGPAFVVTVLLLIVLLL, from the exons ATGACAGCGCTTGGGGAGCAAGACGAATTTCGCTCTGATTTC CCCCGCAGCCGCAGCGTCGACGAGAAGCAGTCGAGGAACTCCATTCTAACTGAATGGATTGGCATGGGGAGAAGCGGACCTCAGATCACGGCTAAGCTGCAGCTTTGGGACTGTGTAACGCTGACGATGGTTGTTATTTCGCTCCTCTGTCCACCAG CCTCTTGTCAGCAGTGTCGCATCCAACGCTGCAATGCTGAGTACGTGGCGTCTACCTCACCCTCGAACGGCCTGCAGGAGGACACGACGCTCGACGTGGACTACTGCATTGCCCTGCGGGCCTACGCCCTGTGCACCCGTCGGCAGGCCCGCAGCTGCCGCGGCGACCTGGTCTACCACTCGGCTGTCTTCCGCATCAAGGAGTTATTTTCTCAGCACAACTGCTCCAGCGACGGACCGACGTCCTCCGCCAAGGTCCCCAGCACGTCCCGGCCAGCCGTGTCGGAACTGTGCAACTACGAGAACCGAGTGCTCGGCGCCGGTTCGGGTGGCCAGCAGAAGAAGTACGCCCACTGTGGATTATTCGGAGACCCGCACCTTCGAACTTTCCGGGACGAGTTCCAGACCTGCAAGGTGGAAGGGGCATGGCCTCTGATCGACAACCAATTCCTGTCCGTGCAGGTGACCAACGTGCCTGTCGTCCTTGGTTCCAGCGCCACCGCAACCAGCAAG ATCACAGTCATCTTCAAGTCTTATCGCGGCTGCACGGACCAGAAAGTGTACCAGGCCACCGCGGATGACCTGCCATTGGCCTTTCAGGACGGCACCCGCAGCGGCGGCGATAGCGGCAGCCTGACCGTCGCCGAGCGCAGCGGGTCCGGAGCGGGCCGCCAGGTGAAGATCCAAGCGCGTTACATGGGCACCTCCATTATCGTGCGGCGCGTGGGCAGCTACCTTACCTTTGCCATCCGCATGCCCGAGGACATGCTGGACTTTTCCGAGGACGGCGGCGGCCTGCAGCTGTGCCTGCACGGCTGCCCGCGCAACGAGCTCATCAAGGAACACACGCTCGGCCGCCAGAGCCAGCAGCACCGGCCGCCGGGCGCCGCCACCGAGCCGGGTCCGCTACGGCCCCCTCACCAGGTCTACACGGTGGAGCGAGCCACGGCCAAATGTCGAGAGACTCTGCAGGTGGAGGACGTTTACTTCCAGTCCTGCGTGTTCGACCTGCTGACCACGGGGGACCCCGAGTTCTCCATGGCGGCCTACGGCGCCTTGGAGGATTTAAGGGCGCTGCCGCCCAGCAAACTCAAGCAGAACTCCCCGAGGAGTCCGCGTCTTTACAACGGAAGAGCGTCACAGACCGGAGCAGTCAACGGCCCGGCTTTTGTTGTCACAGTGCTGCTCCTCATTGTGctgcttttgtaa